The genomic DNA AAGTTCATCAAAGACTTCCAGATCAAGTTGATCCAAACTCTCTTCGACTGTAGGAATGCAGAAGAAGTTCGTTCGATTGGTTATGAGAGAGCTTTACAACTAGTGACAGAAGCTATCGATAGGGTGATGGTAGGTGATGTACCAATCGAAGATCTCGTTGTCTCCAAGGTCTTGAGGAGACCCATAGCGAAGTATAAGAGTGCGTTTCCACACGTTTCAGCCGCTATTCAATTGGCAAGTAGGGGTAGGAATGTGAAAAAAGGTGATTTCATAGACTTCATCTTTTTGAACGCTAATCATCATAATCCCTTATGCAGAGTATTGGCTTATGAACTGGCCAGTTCAAACGTTAATCATGATAAAGAGAAGTATAGAGATATGGTCTTAGATGCTGCTGAAACTGTTTTGTCTACTTTCGGTTTTTCTCGCAATATGCTTGGTCTAAAATCGTCCATAAGATCGTGGATAGAAGGTTTACAAGAAGAGAGGGAAAGAGAGCTCGTAACTGAGGTAGAGACAGAGGGATGATGTATTGTTAGATTATCATAATGGATTAAAAATTCAACCCATATCCTGTTCTTTTTATATGATCTTTGCCTTTAAGAGCGGATGACCTTTTATGATTCTAAAGAGAAATTATAACTATACGAATTTGTCAGTTAAGTTAAATATTCATTAGTAGGGTTAATAAATGCAACTTATAATATACCTAAATTTCTTTTCCTTCTTGAATATCTATCAATAAATAGGGCCTTTTTTGGATACGTGAATCCTAAAAATTTATAAAAATACATAGCGATCAAAAAGCCTAATTTGAAGTTCTTGGTAAAATGGCGCATAAACCCGATATCTCCGAATTTAATGAAAGTAATAAGAAACATAATACCGGCTCAGATTAAATATATAAAAAACCTTAAAGAAAAGGGCAAGATCCTTGCTGAATACACCTTAGATGGTAAAGATGAGGGTTTTGGGATCCTTGACGTAGAATCTAGTGAAGAACTCAATGAGATCATCGCAAATGCGCCATCAAGTTCAATTGTAAGATATGAAGTATTTCCACTCACAGATTTCGAGAACTCTTTAAAATCATGGGAGAAATTCTTAGAAAGAGTTATGAAATAAGCTATATTCCATTTTTACGTATTAATACAATTTGATTTTTTGGATAGTATACTCAACTCTAAGTGTCAGTACTAATATACCCATTATAACGAAGAGATATCTTTACCCTTAATGAAGTTGGAGAAAAAATTAGATCCTAAGATAACTCAAAGAAAACCTTTCTTAAGAAGATATTCTGCATTTAACACTGCACCTTTTGCCCCGCCTATTTTAGTATTGTGTGAACATGTTACAAAACTTATTTCATCTTCTACGTTTCTTATTCTTCCAACAGACGTTATCATGCCTCCACCAGCTTCCGTATCTAATCTTGGTTGTGGTCTATAAGTCTCATAATTTCCAGGTGTTGGTTCATCATAGACAATAATTGGTTTTTCTGGTGCAGAAGGTAAGTCTAACTTTTGAGGTAAACCTGTAAAATTTTTAAAAGCGTTTTTAACTTCTTCTACACTGCAAGCTTTTTTAGTTTTTATACTTACCGATTCTGTGTGACCATCTTCGACATCTACCCTTGTACAAGTGGGATAAATTTTCATAGAAGCATCAATAATTTTTCCCTTCTCATATTTTCCTAGTATCTTTTTTGTTTCTTTAACAACTTTCGGTTCTTCATTTTCAATGAAAGGTAACAGATTTTTTGAAGCGAATCTTCTATACTCAGAATCTTCACGTATTCCTTTTTCTCCAGCCCCTGATTTTGCTTGCATTGAAGTCATATGCAAACTTTCTATACCCCAGTTATCATAAATTGGTTTTAATGGAATCACTAATGTTCTTGTTGTGCAATTTGATATAGCTGTTAAAGATTTCCATCCTCTTCTT from Candidatus Methylarchaceae archaeon HK02M2 includes the following:
- a CDS encoding muconolactone Delta-isomerase family protein, encoding MVKWRINPISPNLMKVIRNIIPAQIKYIKNLKEKGKILAEYTLDGKDEGFGILDVESSEELNEIIANAPSSSIVRYEVFPLTDFENSLKSWEKFLERVMK
- the asd gene encoding aspartate-semialdehyde dehydrogenase; amino-acid sequence: MEKLNVGIVGATGVIGQEFVESLFNHPWFEISSLYASRRTAGKKYADALKDRMYVNNLPQEILEMEVYNIDDLASHKLDVCFSGLPSDIGKDVESKIAENIDLISTSAAFRYTPEVPILIPEVNPEHAEIIKFQKERRGWKSLTAISNCTTRTLVIPLKPIYDNWGIESLHMTSMQAKSGAGEKGIREDSEYRRFASKNLLPFIENEEPKVVKETKKILGKYEKGKIIDASMKIYPTCTRVDVEDGHTESVSIKTKKACSVEEVKNAFKNFTGLPQKLDLPSAPEKPIIVYDEPTPGNYETYRPQPRLDTEAGGGMITSVGRIRNVEDEISFVTCSHNTKIGGAKGAVLNAEYLLKKGFL